A portion of the Streptomyces sp. NBC_01335 genome contains these proteins:
- a CDS encoding VOC family protein, whose translation MLDPTFVPGAPNWIDLGTPDLDGATTFYRGLFGWDLVPGGPETGGYGMYTLDGRTVAGAMTVTDEQADPTWSVYFQSPDVDATARAVEAGGGNVPFAPMDVLEYGRMGGFTDPAGAYFGSWQPKQNPGLGATQVPGTLIWSELYTPDVAAAKAFYGRVFGWNTEATEFPGGTYTMIRPAGTEGDDAAFFGGLVALDEVPSEARSGPHWLPYFSVDDVEVVLGDAVRLGGAVTLGPMDMEKVGVMANVTDPYGASFAVIKPAPMD comes from the coding sequence ATGCTCGACCCGACCTTCGTCCCCGGCGCCCCGAACTGGATCGACCTCGGCACACCCGACCTCGACGGAGCCACCACCTTCTACCGGGGCCTGTTCGGATGGGACCTGGTCCCCGGCGGCCCCGAGACCGGCGGCTACGGGATGTACACCCTGGACGGCCGGACCGTCGCCGGCGCGATGACCGTCACCGACGAACAGGCCGACCCGACGTGGTCGGTGTACTTCCAGTCGCCCGACGTGGACGCGACCGCCCGCGCGGTCGAAGCCGGGGGCGGAAACGTTCCCTTCGCGCCGATGGACGTGCTGGAGTACGGCCGGATGGGCGGGTTCACCGACCCGGCGGGCGCCTACTTCGGCTCCTGGCAGCCCAAGCAGAACCCCGGACTCGGCGCGACCCAGGTGCCGGGCACGCTCATCTGGTCCGAGCTCTACACCCCGGACGTGGCGGCGGCGAAGGCGTTCTACGGACGCGTCTTCGGCTGGAACACGGAGGCCACCGAATTCCCCGGCGGCACGTACACGATGATCCGCCCGGCCGGTACCGAGGGCGACGACGCCGCGTTCTTCGGCGGGCTGGTCGCCCTCGACGAGGTGCCGAGCGAGGCGCGGTCCGGCCCGCACTGGCTGCCGTACTTCTCGGTGGACGACGTCGAGGTGGTGCTGGGCGACGCGGTCCGGCTCGGCGGAGCCGTCACCCTCGGGCCGATGGACATGGAGAAGGTCGGCGTGATGGCCAACGTCACCGACCCGTACGGGGCTTCCTTCGCCGTCATCAAGCCCGCGCCGATGGACTGA
- a CDS encoding chitosanase, translating to MKPAIRLAVIGVPVIIVLSLVFGGAGDDLPSDTGQPSAANEKQSAADIRAEEDAEIAEQPPGLADPAMKEIASELVSSANSSTLDWRSRYDAIEDTGDGLGYTAGIVGFCSGTSDMLDLVERYTAAHPDNPLAPFLPALRKVNGSGSHEGLDPGFTDAWKLAAKDGAFRSAQEESRDRLYFDPAVRQAKLDGLGPLGQYIYYDAMVLHGPDDSATGFYGIREAALADADTVTEGGDEEEYLDIFLDASKKAIRAKRKGRDTSRIDTMQMKFLDDGNFKLATPLEWRVYGKTFRIPAA from the coding sequence GTGAAACCTGCGATACGTCTCGCCGTCATCGGCGTCCCGGTCATCATCGTCCTCTCCCTCGTCTTCGGAGGTGCCGGCGACGATCTCCCCTCGGACACCGGGCAGCCGTCGGCGGCCAACGAGAAGCAGTCGGCGGCGGACATCCGCGCCGAGGAGGACGCGGAGATCGCGGAGCAGCCTCCGGGGCTGGCGGACCCCGCGATGAAGGAGATCGCCTCGGAGCTGGTCTCCAGCGCGAACAGCTCCACGCTCGACTGGCGGAGCCGGTACGACGCGATCGAGGACACCGGGGACGGCCTGGGCTACACCGCCGGGATCGTCGGTTTCTGCTCCGGCACCAGCGACATGCTGGACCTCGTGGAGCGGTACACCGCCGCGCACCCGGACAATCCGCTGGCGCCCTTCCTGCCGGCGCTGCGCAAGGTGAACGGCAGCGGGTCGCACGAGGGCCTGGACCCCGGGTTCACCGATGCCTGGAAGCTGGCCGCGAAGGACGGGGCGTTCCGCTCCGCGCAGGAGGAGAGCCGGGACCGTCTCTACTTCGACCCGGCCGTGCGGCAGGCGAAGCTCGACGGGCTGGGGCCCCTCGGGCAGTACATCTACTACGACGCGATGGTGCTGCACGGGCCCGACGACAGCGCCACGGGCTTCTACGGCATCCGGGAAGCCGCTCTGGCGGACGCCGACACGGTGACCGAGGGCGGTGACGAGGAGGAGTACCTCGACATCTTCCTGGACGCGAGCAAGAAGGCGATCCGGGCGAAGCGCAAGGGGCGCGACACCTCCCGGATCGACACCATGCAGATGAAGTTCCTGGACGACGGCAACTTCAAGCTGGCCACCCCGCTGGAGTGGCGGGTGTACGGGAAGACGTTCCGCATCCCGGCCGCCTGA
- a CDS encoding WhiB family transcriptional regulator has protein sequence MLINTTTEDALAWQESALCAQTGPEFFFPAPGSSTREAKQLCFACEGRIACLEYALANDERFGVWGGLSENERDRLRRSGRASA, from the coding sequence ATGCTGATCAACACCACCACCGAGGACGCGCTCGCCTGGCAGGAATCGGCCCTGTGCGCCCAGACCGGTCCCGAATTCTTCTTCCCCGCGCCGGGAAGCTCGACGCGCGAGGCGAAGCAGCTCTGCTTCGCCTGCGAGGGCCGGATCGCGTGCCTGGAGTACGCCCTCGCCAACGACGAGCGCTTCGGCGTCTGGGGAGGCCTGTCGGAGAACGAGCGCGACCGGCTCCGCCGCTCCGGCCGCGCGAGCGCCTGA
- a CDS encoding ABC transporter ATP-binding protein has product MTLTTPLPGPVPPTAATPVLSVRDLRISFPSEAGRVEAVRGVGFDLLPGRTLGIVGESGSGKSATAMGIMGLLPPAAELRGQVLLGGRDLVGLGDKELSGVRGKSIGMVFQDPLSALTPIFSVGRQLSDALRVHQDLSKRAARERAVELLDLVGIPDPRERASSFPHEFSGGMRQRVVIALAIANEPSVLVADEPTTALDVTVQAQILDVLRLAQRETGAGLVLITHDLGVVAGHADEVAVMYAGRIVERAGVDELFRRPAMPYTARLLAAVPTVDSGVHRPLVPIAGEPPALVGLPTGCPFAPRCAVALDACRADEPSLRHVAGHGEVACLRAEETYGGALDPAGGVTPVAPPSEPHSGTPSSGTAGTGTGSATGTGEGEVVLRVEGLVKTFPVTKGTVLKRRVGTLRAVNGVGFELRAGETLGLVGESGSGKTTTLLEILRLRRPEGGRIEVAGRDLATLGSAAAARELRRDVQIVMQDPLGALDPRLPVSELLAEPLRAIRRDRGAIRSRISELLGLVGLDAAVGDRFPAALSGGQRQRVGIARALATEPKLLVLDEPLSALDVSVQAGVINLLARLKRELGIAYLVVAHDLAVIRYVSDRIAVMYLGHIVETGDTESLFADPQHPYTKALLSAIPVPDPGRERTRERVVLEGEQPSATRLPAGCVFVDRCPLYRLADEGVRQRCRTERPAPTPVAGRPGHRYACHAV; this is encoded by the coding sequence ATGACCCTCACGACTCCGCTGCCAGGACCCGTGCCGCCCACGGCGGCCACCCCCGTGCTCTCGGTGCGGGATCTGCGGATCTCCTTCCCCTCCGAGGCCGGCCGGGTGGAGGCGGTGCGCGGGGTCGGTTTCGACCTGCTGCCGGGCCGGACGCTCGGGATCGTCGGCGAGTCCGGCTCGGGGAAGTCGGCCACCGCGATGGGCATCATGGGCCTGCTCCCGCCCGCCGCCGAACTGCGGGGCCAGGTGCTGCTGGGCGGCCGGGACCTGGTCGGGCTCGGGGACAAGGAGCTCTCCGGCGTCCGGGGCAAGTCCATCGGCATGGTCTTCCAGGACCCGCTCTCCGCGCTCACCCCGATCTTCTCCGTGGGCCGGCAGCTCTCCGACGCCCTCCGGGTCCACCAGGACCTGTCGAAGCGGGCCGCCCGGGAGCGGGCCGTGGAGCTGCTCGACCTCGTCGGCATCCCGGACCCCCGCGAGCGGGCCTCCTCCTTCCCGCACGAGTTCTCCGGCGGGATGCGCCAGCGCGTCGTCATCGCCCTGGCGATCGCCAACGAGCCGTCCGTCCTCGTCGCCGACGAACCCACGACCGCGCTCGACGTCACCGTGCAGGCCCAGATCCTCGACGTCCTGCGGCTCGCCCAGCGCGAGACCGGCGCCGGGCTCGTCCTGATCACCCACGATCTCGGGGTCGTCGCGGGTCACGCGGACGAGGTCGCGGTGATGTACGCGGGCCGCATCGTGGAACGGGCCGGCGTCGACGAGCTGTTCCGGCGCCCGGCCATGCCGTACACCGCGCGGCTGCTGGCCGCGGTGCCGACCGTGGACAGCGGGGTGCACCGGCCCCTGGTCCCGATCGCCGGGGAGCCGCCCGCCCTGGTGGGCCTCCCCACGGGCTGCCCCTTCGCGCCCCGGTGCGCGGTCGCACTCGACGCCTGCCGCGCCGACGAACCCTCCCTGCGGCACGTCGCCGGGCACGGCGAGGTGGCCTGCCTGCGCGCCGAGGAGACGTACGGCGGCGCCCTGGACCCGGCCGGAGGCGTCACGCCCGTCGCACCGCCCTCCGAACCGCACTCCGGCACCCCGTCGTCCGGCACGGCGGGTACGGGCACGGGTTCGGCCACGGGCACGGGCGAGGGCGAGGTCGTGCTGCGGGTGGAGGGTCTCGTCAAGACCTTCCCCGTCACCAAGGGCACCGTCCTCAAGCGCCGGGTCGGCACCCTGCGCGCCGTCAACGGGGTGGGGTTCGAGCTCCGGGCGGGCGAGACTCTGGGCCTGGTGGGCGAGTCGGGGAGCGGCAAGACCACCACGCTGCTGGAGATCCTCCGGCTGCGGCGGCCCGAGGGCGGCCGTATCGAGGTCGCCGGCCGGGACCTCGCCACCCTCGGTTCCGCCGCGGCGGCCCGGGAGTTGCGGCGCGACGTGCAGATCGTCATGCAGGACCCGCTCGGGGCGCTGGACCCGCGGCTCCCCGTCTCCGAACTCCTCGCCGAGCCGCTGCGGGCGATCCGGCGGGACCGGGGGGCGATCCGCTCCCGGATCTCCGAACTGCTGGGCCTCGTCGGCCTGGACGCGGCGGTGGGCGACCGCTTCCCCGCCGCGCTCTCCGGCGGTCAGCGTCAACGGGTGGGCATCGCCCGCGCCCTGGCGACCGAACCGAAGCTGCTGGTCCTGGACGAACCGCTGTCCGCGCTCGACGTCTCCGTGCAGGCCGGTGTGATCAACCTGCTGGCACGGCTCAAGCGTGAACTCGGGATCGCCTACCTGGTGGTCGCGCACGACCTGGCGGTGATCCGGTACGTCTCCGACCGCATCGCGGTGATGTATCTCGGCCACATCGTGGAGACCGGGGACACCGAGAGCCTCTTCGCCGACCCACAACACCCGTACACCAAGGCCCTGTTGTCGGCGATCCCGGTGCCGGATCCCGGGCGGGAGCGCACCCGCGAGCGCGTCGTGCTGGAGGGCGAGCAACCGAGCGCCACCCGGTTGCCCGCAGGGTGCGTCTTCGTCGACCGGTGTCCGCTGTACCGCCTGGCCGACGAGGGCGTACGGCAGCGTTGTCGTACCGAACGGCCCGCGCCGACACCGGTGGCAGGGCGGCCCGGTCACCGCTACGCCTGTCACGCCGTCTGA
- a CDS encoding ABC transporter family substrate-binding protein: MRARLALPLALIAAISVTATACSSSGEDTPRADEKNVPAAASGAADYNPQPYDKIKDGGTYTTVGTFDDQGNPFNVNSTLTAARVWAWYNADAITYSPTGEVQYNPDYYSDVKVTVEGGNQKVTLTINPKAVFNDGTPIDWTAIAATWKANNGSDKKFAPLSTNGYDRITSVEKGADAKQAVITFKGVDASWSSLFTTFLHPEAATVAHFNDAYVKKAHPEWGAGPYTVGSWDTHSGNITFVRNPKWWGKKGKLDKRVYVNLESTASVNAFKNGEIDLTSAVDAESLNQVKGLKGSEIRSGGSPFEYALYLNSKSAVLAHEEVRKAVEESIDRAQIAKIQFQGLDYAEPLPGSAVLYSFQKGYRDNLSSVLTYAPEEAKKSLDAAGWKAGADGVRAKGGQKLEIGYTLLGDDPLDKALAGAFTAMLKPIGIHLVVKKADEADFATILSDRKFDLFISGNRSMDPFGARYLCDFFCSDRDSNLTGAGTPALDAEIRATAEIADLDEQVAAVNEAEEKALRQYAFLPLFSGPSTYAVKNGLANAGATIFYNPLPETVGWQK; the protein is encoded by the coding sequence ATGCGCGCTCGACTGGCACTGCCGCTCGCCCTGATCGCCGCCATCTCCGTCACCGCCACCGCGTGCTCCTCCTCCGGGGAGGACACCCCCCGGGCGGACGAGAAGAACGTCCCGGCCGCGGCCTCGGGCGCCGCGGACTACAACCCGCAGCCGTACGACAAGATCAAGGACGGCGGTACGTACACGACGGTCGGGACCTTCGACGACCAGGGCAACCCCTTCAACGTCAACTCCACCCTGACCGCCGCCCGGGTCTGGGCCTGGTACAACGCGGACGCGATCACCTACTCGCCCACCGGCGAGGTGCAGTACAACCCGGACTACTACAGCGATGTGAAGGTCACCGTCGAGGGCGGCAACCAGAAGGTCACCCTGACGATCAACCCGAAGGCCGTCTTCAACGACGGAACGCCGATCGACTGGACCGCCATCGCGGCGACCTGGAAGGCCAACAACGGATCGGACAAGAAGTTCGCGCCCCTCTCCACGAACGGCTACGACCGGATCACCTCGGTCGAGAAGGGGGCGGACGCCAAGCAGGCGGTCATCACCTTCAAGGGGGTCGACGCCTCCTGGTCGAGCCTGTTCACCACCTTCCTGCACCCCGAGGCCGCCACGGTCGCCCACTTCAACGACGCCTACGTGAAGAAGGCGCACCCCGAGTGGGGCGCGGGTCCCTACACCGTGGGCTCCTGGGACACCCACTCCGGCAACATCACCTTCGTCCGCAACCCGAAGTGGTGGGGCAAGAAGGGCAAGCTCGACAAGCGCGTCTACGTGAACCTGGAGTCGACCGCCTCGGTCAACGCGTTCAAGAACGGCGAGATCGACCTCACCTCCGCCGTCGACGCCGAGAGCCTCAACCAGGTGAAGGGACTCAAGGGGTCCGAGATCCGCAGCGGCGGCAGCCCCTTCGAGTACGCGCTCTACCTCAACAGCAAGTCGGCCGTCCTCGCGCACGAGGAGGTCCGCAAGGCGGTGGAGGAGAGCATCGACCGCGCGCAGATCGCGAAGATCCAGTTCCAGGGGCTGGACTACGCGGAGCCGCTGCCCGGCTCGGCGGTGCTCTACAGCTTCCAGAAGGGGTACCGGGACAACCTCTCCTCCGTGCTGACGTACGCGCCCGAGGAAGCGAAGAAGTCGCTCGACGCGGCGGGATGGAAGGCAGGGGCGGACGGTGTCCGGGCGAAGGGCGGCCAGAAGCTCGAAATCGGCTACACGCTCCTCGGCGACGACCCGCTGGACAAGGCTCTCGCCGGTGCCTTCACGGCGATGCTGAAGCCGATCGGCATCCACCTGGTCGTCAAGAAGGCCGACGAGGCGGACTTCGCCACCATCCTCAGTGACCGCAAGTTCGACCTCTTCATCTCGGGAAACCGCTCGATGGACCCGTTCGGCGCGCGGTACCTCTGCGACTTCTTCTGCTCGGACCGCGACTCCAACCTCACCGGCGCCGGCACACCGGCCCTGGACGCCGAGATCCGTGCCACCGCCGAGATCGCCGACCTCGACGAGCAGGTGGCGGCGGTCAACGAGGCCGAGGAGAAGGCGCTGCGGCAGTACGCCTTCCTGCCCTTGTTCAGCGGCCCGTCGACGTACGCGGTGAAGAACGGTCTGGCCAACGCCGGGGCGACCATCTTCTACAACCCGCTCCCCGAGACGGTCGGCTGGCAGAAGTAG